A genomic stretch from Saccharomyces paradoxus chromosome XVI, complete sequence includes:
- the SPC29 gene encoding Spc29p (Inner plaque spindle pole body (SPB) component~similar to YPL124W) has protein sequence MDYKNFGSSTSKKFQDDTLNRVRKEHEEALKKLREENFSSNTSELGNRKPYKAQERMSPPLHRLSPADKSGDRKMKSPLDDKLRRQLREGNTRLPPPPFSSYGVPSNNRSNLDRIRRRTSSPVRTERFASQNVIDDQRLEIKYLERIVYDQGSVIDNLTSRITRLESFILDSVSDRGDKNFASLEHSHSFSGFPTNKTYGLQMGGPYENDIPYRRSSDNANKEGTRADRSSQIHIENESTEDILKILSSSFHN, from the coding sequence ATGGActataaaaattttggaagtAGTACCAGTAAAAAGTTTCAAGATGATACTCTAAACAGAGTAAGAAAAGAGCATGAAGAAGccttaaaaaaattgcgAGAAGAAAACTTCAGTTCAAACACGTCAGAATTGGGAAACAGGAAGCCATACAAAGCACAGGAAAGAATGAGTCCGCCATTACATAGATTGTCTCCTGCAGATAAATCTGGCGataggaaaatgaagagcCCGCTAGACGATAAGCTTAGGAGGCAATTAAGGGAAGGCAATACGCGACTACCTCCTCCTCCATTTTCCAGCTATGGGGTACCCTCAAATAATCGATCTAATCTGGATAGAATAAGAAGGAGGACTAGCTCACCTGTAAGGACTGAGAGGTTTGCATCGCAAAATGTGATAGATGACCAAAGattagaaataaaatatttagaACGGATCGTATATGACCAAGGCTCCGTCATTGATAATCTAACATCAAGAATTACGAGGCTAGAATCATTTATACTAGATTCGGTTTCAGACAGAGGAGATAAGAATTTTGCCTCTCTTGAGCACTCCCACTCATTTTCTGGGTTTCCCACCAACAAGACGTATGGTTTACAAATGGGTGGACCatatgaaaatgatatacCCTATCGAAGAAGCAGCGACAACGCCAATAAAGAAGGAACAAGGGCAGATCGATCGTCACAAATccatattgaaaatgaaagcaCGGAAGatatattaaaaatattatcttCGTCTTTTCATAATTGA
- the NAN1 gene encoding Nan1p (U3 snoRNP protein~similar to YPL126W), with translation MTQSLGIEQYKLSVVSGGKPTLNNFSSVTGNKNIARLSHDQRNYIIPFNNQIKVYSVETRQCIKTLKFANNSVLSEIFLQEEDNNESIVKILMGDITAPQQEDAHLITVFTKNGHVVVLNYKGKLVETPKHFKISLGNEKLSNVFHCEGSYRILTTFKDPNQKVHNSLQSYRLYGLTFDDIKGQFDVAHQAEWHNIILSNISSNGKLLAHMSKDVSTKDHEHKSISVVSLFDDSVNLSFPLSSILSSQTQSLSSNTRYVSSMAIDNMGQQLAVGFASGVISIVNLADLQIRLLKWHIDSVLSLSFSHDGSYLLSGGWEKVMSLWQLETNSQQFLPRLNGIIIDCQVLGPQGNYYSLILQMTENNSNSDYQFLLLNASDLTSKLSINGPLPVFNSTIKHIQQPISAINTKNSNSITSLNHSKKKQSRKLIKSKRQDFTTNVEINPINKNLYFPHISAVQIFDFYKNEQVNYQYLTSGVNNSMGKVRFELNLQDPIITDLKFTKDGQWMITYEIEYPPNDLLSSKDLTHILKFWTKNDNEANWTLKTKVINPHGISVPITKILPSPRSVNGSQGCLTADNNGGLKFWSFDSHESNWCLKKISLPNFNHFSNSVSLAWSQDGSLIFHGFDDKLQILDFDTFKKFESLENTKTVSEFTLDSEIQTVKLINDTNLIVATRTSLNAINLLQGRVINSFDLYPFINGVYKNGHLDRLITCDEKTGNIALVINQQLTDIDGVPTTNYKSRIIIFDSDLSTKLGNFTHHEYISWIGWNYDTDFIFLDIESTLGVVGTTVNTQLSDEVNSEGILDGLVSNTTTTSAFNTDVFAEQLNKLSSRGKKSDARDKDANGNDEDEEDIALEFINGEKKDKLVNMNSFTSMFDNIQNVQMDTFFDRVMKVIT, from the coding sequence ATGACGCAATCCCTGGGTATCGAACAGTATAAACTCTCGGTGGTATCTGGTGGTAAACCCACTCTGAATAATTTCAGTTCGGTAACCGGTAATAAGAATATCGCCCGTCTATCACACGACCAACGAAACTATATTATCCCGTTTAACAACCAGATCAAGGTGTATTCTGTGGAAACTAGACAATGTATTAAGACGCTGAAGTTTGCAAACAATTCCGTTCTATCCGAAATCTTTTTGCAGGAAGAAGACAATAATGAGTCGATCGTAAAGATTCTAATGGGTGATATAACCGCTCCGCAACAAGAAGACGCTCATCTGATTACCGTATTCACCAAGAATGGTCATGTGGTTGTTTTAAATTATAAGGGGAAGCTAGTCGAGACCCCTAAGCATTTCAAAATCTCTTTGGGAAATGAAAAGCTCTCGAATGTTTTTCATTGCGAGGGCAGCTATAGAATTTTGACAACGTTCAAAGACCCCAATCAAAAGGTACACAACTCTTTGCAATCGTATAGATTGTATGGATTAACTTTTGACGACATTAAAGGGCAATTTGACGTTGCTCACCAGGCAGAATGGCACAACATCATATTGTCaaatatttcttccaatGGTAAACTATTAGCGCATATGTCCAAAGACGTCTCAACGAAAGATCACGAACACAAATCCATCTCAGTTGTTTCGCTTTTTGATGACTCTGTAAACTTGAGCTTTCCCCTCAGTTCCATCCTTTCTTCACAGACTCAATCCCTATCCTCTAATACAAGGTACGTTTCTAGCATGGCCATAGATAATATGGGCCAACAGTTGGCAGTTGGATTTGCTTCTGGAGTTATAAGTATCGTAAACCTGGCCGATCTACAAATAAGGCTGCTCAAATGGCATATCGACTCCGTGCTATCACTTTCATTCTCTCACGATGGATCCTATTTGTTATCCGGTGGTTGGGAGAAAGTAATGAGTTTATGGCAATTGGAAACAAACTCTCAACAATTCCTGCCCCGTTTGAACGGTATCATAATCGACTGTCAGGTATTGGGACCACAAGGTAACTACTACTCTTTAATCCTACAAATGACTGAAAACAACTCAAACTCTGACTACCAATTTTTACTCTTGAATGCTTCTGATTTGACCTCTAAATTATCGATTAACGGGCCATTACCGGTGTTCAACAGTACCATAAAACACATCCAGCAACCAATCTCGGCCATCAATACCAAGAACTCTAACTCAATTACCTCTCTTAACCActccaaaaagaaacaatcGAGGAAATTAATTAAATCGAAAAGACAAGATTTCACTACTAATGTAGAAATAAATCCTATCAACAAGAACCTATATTTCCCACACATTTCCGCcgttcaaatttttgactttTACAAAAATGAGCAAGTGAATTATCAATATTTGACGTCGGGTGTCAATAATTCTATGGGTAAAGTTAGATTTGAACTTAATTTACAAGATCCAATAATAACTGATTTGAAATTCACCAAGGATGGACAATGGATGATTACATATGAAATAGAATATCCGCCAAATGATCTTTTGTCTTCTAAGGACTTAACCCATATTCTGAAATTCTGGACCAAGAATGATAATGAAGCAAACTGGACTTTGAAGACAAAGGTGATAAATCCACATGGAATAAGTGTCCCCATTACCAAAATTTTACCTTCTCCAAGATCAGTTAATGGCAGTCAAGGCTGCTTAACAGCAGACAACAACGGTGGGCTGAAATTTTGGTCATTCGACTCTCATGAGAGCAACTGGtgcttgaaaaaaatttcattaccAAACTTCAACCACTTTAGTAATTCTGTTTCTTTAGCTTGGTCTCAAGATGGGTCTCTAATATTCCATGGTTTCGATGATAAGTTGCAAATTTTAGATTTCGAcactttcaaaaagtttgaaTCGCtagaaaatacaaaaacAGTCAGCGAATTTACATTAGACTCCGAAATCCAAACTGTTAAGTTGATTAATGACACAAATTTAATAGTGGCGACCAGAACTTCATTAAATGCCATTAACTTATTACAGGGCCGAGTCATAAATAGTTTTGACTTATATCCATTTATTAACGGGGTTTATAAAAACGGTCACCTTGATAGGCTAATTACTTGTGACGAAAAGACAGGCAACATTGCGCTGGTAATAAATCAACAACTAACTGATATTGATGGCGTACCAACCACTAATTACAAATCCCGTATCATTATATTCGATTCTGATTTATCTACAAAATTGGGTAATTTTACACATCACGAATACATATCTTGGATCGGTTGGAATTACGATACTgatttcatatttttggACATAGAATCTACATTGGGTGTTGTCGGAACCACCGTGAATACCCAGCTATCTGATGAAGTTAATAGCGAAGGAATATTAGATGGTCTGGTAAGCAATACCACCACGACTTCTGCCTTCAATACCGATGTCTTTGCAGAGCAATTGAATAAACTGTCGTCTAGGGGCAAAAAAAGTGACGCCAGAGATAAAGATGCAAATGGTAacgacgaagatgaagaagatatcGCTTTGGAATTTATAAACggtgaaaagaaagataagTTAGTCAATATGAATAGTTTTACAAGCATGTTTGAcaatattcaaaatgtGCAAATGGATACATTTTTCGATCGTGTAATGAAAGTGATCACATAG
- the KAP120 gene encoding karyopherin KAP120 (Karyopherin responsible for the nuclear import of Rpf1p~similar to YPL125W) gives MSSSLNELNLVQVLEQASNPQHIRSEVQKLAEQQLKQWETQAGFHYLLQSIYLNLSNSLQIRWLAVIQFKNGVDKYWRSTRINAIPKDEKASIRGRLFEMIDEQNNQLCIQNAQAAARIARLDFPVEWPTLFEDLENLLNDEVIRKDSIKVYNILMHVNQIVKVLGTARIGRCRPAMQSKVPLILPLIVRIYLQSFEEWTTSSNLNYENLSSLQVSYLSLKVLRRIICEGYERPQTDQSVCDFIKLSVSHFEMLISNHENFRKFDIYEKFIKCLGKLYFNLVSGSPANFILLPCSTQILITYTRLIFDKAPKVYRENSDVTGDFWEQTAIRGLLILKRVINFIHKKGAITLKARSDKLTIDASINKINTEFLNENLITRLVDTLMEWYLRLRPTELENWFMDPEEWINEQMATSYEYQIRPCAENVFQDLINTFSELLVPYLLKKIENDASKLSNSLDDFLRKDAIYSSFQLSASAVSEMVDFDRLLIQVFLPEATNTNISGDELKIIRRRVALIINEWSTVKCSEESKSLCYKLFTNFLTNEDDKVVLLTTVQTVRTMVDDWNFNKDTFQPFLTENVHLLLRKILPSVSLTETRLYVLNTLSDIIIQTKPLISRDLLVEILQIIPNLWGIATNNASEAILANALLRLLRNLVSSLGSQSHLTWDIAIPVVALACDPSSMQYQLLSEDGYELWDMLLQNFSSHEQEFDEKFVELVPFLKYGIETHTEILPTLLEIIKSYALILNPVDFFANNTFQDIFKQMSRYLLKLREDSFQLILEIWEILILSNESDYENLLLQKFYETGVLSALFDAIFLEEAPSSYLCSQIIQIIARISYVNPDALMTFLAAYHENLPTSNENMHMPESVRKIVSKDQSYDFVVNKLLTGWIVCFRDIFDPKFKKVHILGISSLLRTGLVPILTEFSSIASLWIEMLEEINETNHGDCEKYHLNDIVTEQSIAFHPLTSEQLRYHELCKNNDPVHNISLKDFISQSVEYLESHLGVERYQEFLKTINPNLLENLQMFLSIQPQEVHSS, from the coding sequence ATGTCCTCATCTCTTAATGAGTTAAACTTGGTTCAAGTACTTGAACAAGCAAGTAACCCACAACATATTAGATCAgaagttcaaaaattagCCGAACAACAACTAAAGCAGTGGGAGACTCAAGCGGGATTCCATTACTTATTGCAGTCGATCTATCTTAATTTATCAAACTCCTTACAAATTAGATGGTTGGCGGTAATTCAGTTCAAGAACGGTGTGGATAAGTATTGGAGATCCACGAGAATCAACGCTATACCTAAAGATGAAAAAGCCTCCATAAGAGGTCgtctttttgaaatgatCGATGAACAAAATAATCAACTTTGTATTCAAAATGCCCAAGCTGCGGCAAGGATTGCAAGGTTGGACTTTCCCGTAGAATGGCCAACCTTATTTGAGGATCTAGAAAACCTATTGAACGATGAGGTCATCAGAAAAGATTCCATCAAAGTTTATAATATATTGATGCATGTAAATCAAATCGTTAAAGTACTAGGTACTGCAAGAATAGGAAGATGCCGACCTGCTATGCAAAGTAAAGTCCCTTTGATATTACCACTAATTGTTAGGATATATTTACaatcatttgaagaatggACGACATCTTCCAATCTCAATTACGAGAATCTTTCCAGTTTACAAGTTTCTTACCTCTCTTTGAAAGTGCTGAGAAGGATAATTTGCGAAGGATACGAACGTCCTCAAACCGATCAATCTGTTTGCGATTTTATCAAGCTATCGGTTTCACATTTTGAGATGttaatttcaaatcatGAAAACTtcagaaaatttgatatttacgaaaaattcatcaaatgCCTGGGTAAATTATATTTTAATCTAGTAAGTGGATCTCCGGCTAATTTTATATTACTTCCTTGCTCTACCCAGATTCTAATCACTTATACTAGGTTAATTTTCGATAAGGCCCCTAAAGTATATAGAGAGAATTCTGATGTTACAGGAGACTTTTGGGAACAAACTGCTATTAGAGGCCTTTTGATTCTTAAAAGGGTCATTAATTTCATTCACAAAAAGGGCGCAATTACGTTGAAGGCAAGAAGTGATAAACTAACCATAGATGCTTCtatcaacaaaataaacacagaatttttgaatgaaaacTTGATAACAAGGTTAGTTGATACTTTAATGGAATGGTACTTGAGGTTAAGACCAACCGAATTAGAAAATTGGTTTATGGATCCAGAAGAATGGATAAACGAACAAATGGCCACCAGCTACGAATATCAAATCAGGCCATGCGCAGAAAAcgtttttcaagatttgaTAAATACCTTTTCTGAGCTGTTGGTTCCCTacttgttgaagaaaattgaaaatgatgcTTCAAAGCTATCAAACTCATTAGATGATTTTTTAAGAAAAGACGCAATTTATTCAAGTTTCCAATTAAGTGCATCCGCTGTCAGTGAGATGGTAGATTTTGACAGGTTACTAATCCAGGTTTTTTTACCAGAAGCTACAAATACGAACATATCAGGCGATGAATTGAAGATTATCAGAAGGAGAGTTGCTTTGATTATAAACGAATGGTCCACTGTGAAGTGCTCCGAAGAGTCTAAAAGTCTATGCTACAAGCTTTTTACTAACTTCCTAACAAATGAAGACGATAAAGTTGTTTTGTTAACTACAGTTCAGACCGTCAGAACCATGGTTGATGATTGGAACTTCAACAAGGATACGTTCCAACCATTTCTAACTGAAAATGTTCATTTGTTGTTGAGAAAAATCCTACCATCTGTATCATTAACCGAGACAAGACTATATGTTCTGAACACTTTGAGCGATATCATAATTCAAACAAAACCATTGATCAGCAGAGATCTATTGGTCGAAATTTTGCAAATCATACCAAATCTTTGGGGAATAGCAACAAATAATGCTAGTGAAGCTATTTTGGCAAATGCATTATTAAGGTTATTGAGAAACTTGGTATCATCTTTAGGATCACAGTCGCATTTAACGTGGGATATCGCCATACCTGTGGTTGCATTAGCTTGTGATCCTTCTTCTATGCAATACCAGTTATTAAGCGAAGACGGGTATGAACTATGGGACATGCTCCTTCAGAACTTTTCGTCTCACGAACAAGAATTCGACGAGAAGTTCGTTGAATTAGTACCGTTCCTAAAATATGGTATTGAGACACACACAGAGATTCTACCAACCCTACTCGAAATTATCAAAAGTTATGCTTTAATTTTGAATCCTGTGGACTTTTTCGCGAACAACACATTTCAAGACATTTTTAAACAAATGTCTAGATATCTTTTGAAGTTAAGGGAAGATTCATTCCAATTGATTCTAGAAATTTGggaaattttgatattatcCAATGAGTCGGACTACGAAAACCTTCTACTGCAGAAATTCTATGAAACTGGAGTATTATCAGCTTTATTCGatgccatttttttagaaGAAGCTCCTTCATCTTATTTATGCTCCCAAATCATTCAGATTATCGCTAGAATATCCTACGTAAATCCGGACGCCTTAATGACTTTTTTAGCTGCATATCATGAAAATTTGCCGACTTCTAACGAAAACATGCACATGCCAGAATCCGTGAGAAAAATTGTATCCAAGGACCAGTCGTATGATTTCGTTGTAAACAAACTTTTAACTGGGTGGATAGTATGTTTTAGAGATATCTTTGACCctaaatttaaaaaagttCATATATTGGGCATTTCGAGTTTATTAAGGACCGGTTTAGTTCCTATTTTGACGGAGTTTTCATCCATTGCATCTTTGTGGATCGAAATGctagaagaaattaatgaAACTAATCATGGAGATTGCGAAAAATACCATTTGAATGATATTGTCACAGAGCAATCAATCGCCTTCCATCCCTTAACTTCCGAGCAATTAAGATATCATGAATTATGCAAAAACAATGACCCAGTGCACAATATTagtttgaaagattttatttctcaGTCGGTGGAATATCTAGAATCACATCTAGGAGTAGAAAGGTaccaagaatttttgaaaactatTAACCCTAATTTGTTAGAGAACTTGCAAATGTTTTTATCCATCCAGCCGCAAGAGGTTCATTCATCATAA
- the HHO1 gene encoding histone H1 (Histone H1, linker histone with roles in meiosis and sporulation~similar to YPL127C), with product MAPKKPTTKTASKGKKPTTSKGKEKPTSKAAVKKTTVKKEEVSSKSYRELIVEGLTALKDRKGSSRPALKKFIKENYPIVGSASNFDLYFNNAIKKGVEAGDFEQPKGPAGALKLAKKKSPEVKKEKEVSPKPKQAATSVSTATSKAKAASTKLAPKKVVKKKSPTVATKKASSPSSLTYKEMILKSMPQLNDGKGSSRIVLKKYVKDTFSSKLKTSSNFDYLFNSAIKKCVENGELVQPKGPSGIIKLNKKKVKLST from the coding sequence ATGGCACCCAAGAAACCCACTACCAAGACCGCAAGTAAGGGCAAAAAGCCCACAACCAGCAAGGGTAAGGAGAAACCAACCTCCAAGGCCGCTGTCAAGAAAACCACAGTGAAGAAGGAGGAAGTTTCCTCCAAGAGTTACAGAGAGCTGATCGTAGAAGGGCTCACGGCTTTGAAGGATCGTAAGGGATCTAGTCGTCCAGCACTCAAGAAGTTCATCAAGGAGAATTATCCGATAGTCGGGTCCGCGAGCAACTTTGATTTGTACTTCAACAATGCCATAAAGAAGGGTGTAGAGGCCGGCGATTTTGAGCAGCCAAAGGGACCCGCCGGAGCTTTGAAACTGGCTAAGAAGAAATCTCCAGAAgtaaagaaagagaaagaggtCAGTCCAAAACCTAAGCAAGCCGCTACTTCTGTGAGTACAGCCACGTCAAAGGCAAAAGCCGCATCTACCAAGCTAGCGCCAAAGAAAgtagtgaaaaaaaaatcgccTACTGTTGCCACCAAGAAGGCCTCTTCGCCTTCTTCATTGACCTATAAGGAAATGATCCTAAAGAGCATGCCCCAACTTAATGACGGTAAGGGCTCCAGCCGTATTGTCCTGAAGAAGTACGTCAAGGACACCTTCTCCTCCAAGTTGAAAACAAGCTCAAACTTCGACTATCTATTTAATAGCGCTATCAAGAAATGTGTTGAGAACGGCGAACTGGTGCAACCAAAGGGCCCCTCCGGTATTATTAAActaaacaagaagaaggtcAAACTCTCCACTTAA
- the TAF14 gene encoding TATA-binding protein-associated factor TAF14 (Subunit of TFIID, TFIIF, INO80, SWI/SNF, and NuA3 complexes~similar to YPL129W) — protein MVATVKRTIRIKTQQHILPEVPPVENFPVRQWSIEIVLLDDEGKEIPATIFDKVIYHLHPTFANPNRTFTDPPFRIEEQGWGGFPLDISVFLLEKAGERKIPHDLNFLQESYEVEHVIQVPLNKPLLTEELAKSGSTEETTANTSTIGKRRTTTSTTAEPKAKRAKTGSASTVKGSVDLEKLAFGLTKLNEDDLVGVVQMVTDNKTPEMNVTNNVEEGEFIIDLYSLPEGLLKSLWDYVKKNTE, from the exons ATGGTAGCA ACAGTAAAAAGAACCATCCGTATAAAGACCCAACAACACATTCTACCAGAAGTTCCACCTGTAGAGAATTTCCCCGTTCGTCAATGGAGTATAGAAATTGTATTATTGGATGATGAAGGTAAAGAAATTCCCGCTACAATTTTCGATAAAGTTATTTACCACTTGCACCCAACTTTCGCTAATCCTAACAGAACATTTACTGACCCTCCATTTAGGATCGAGGAACAAGGTTGGGGTGGTTTCCCCTTAGATATAAGCGTTTTCTTGTTAGAAAAAGCAGGTGAGCGGAAAATACCACAtgatttaaattttctacAAGAGAGTTATGAAGTGGAACATGTTATCCAGGTTCCTCTCAATAAACCACTTTTAACTGAAGAACTTGCGAAAAGTGGATCTACTGAAGAAACGACAGCCAATACAAGCACCATTGGGAAAAGAAGGACTACTACAAGCACAACCGCAGAACCAAAGGCGAAGAGAGCTAAGACAGGCAGTGCATCTACCGTGAAAGGGAGCGTGGACTTAGAGAAATTAGCATTCGGATTAACTAAAttaaatgaagatgacCTGGTTGGTGTTGTTCAAATGGTCACTGACAATAAAACACCAGAAATGAACGTAACGAATaatgttgaagaaggtGAATTTATAATTGACTTATATAGTTTACCTGAGGGATTATTGAAAAGTCTATGGGACTACGTTAAGAAAAATACCGAGTAA
- the TBF1 gene encoding Tbf1p (Telobox-containing general regulatory factor~similar to YPL128C): MDTQLPNNNESMNRFNDIIQSLPARTRLTICSLCLLDNISTQLLRFLILNANSPNIIAVLTDQTAFLSSGETEIFQTLVKLFKQIRMIYHTRSPLLSVHDVAPGLWFPNSPPPLILRGHEAFIITAIRKANLLTFLLTSLNCLNYGFELLQSIFLDIFCPNTNTVGNNSLEQSGKFLKSQAILYLDLKTQAYIAGLKEFQDEANEISLEKKQELLDLIFPSNLADILVQRRTGDSGDITLLTPSEKDFVERCDRRRENLKIVQDFNSLTQSYEWAQFIRELLDYCNKNMGLIIWGRKGRGKSPLYDFDVNEFDPQVLFSTGTRTLDFMDDQNQSNSASAFLSSARPSHYNAHTPSTDPSSKNPAITQSIVDAAVAASMTNSSSGPHSSHTNSNNGNNTGSIGLRKPKAKRTWSKEEEEALVEGLKEVGPSWSKILDLYGPGGKITENLKNRTQVQLKDKARNWKLQYLKSGKPLPDYLIKVTGNLEKIYKAKKKFSQSPNSSAIMEQNLSQHPSSAASTNEDTQTHQEDPHGQNNDNMPSNGLFGNSTSDNTGFDPHLEDGM; this comes from the coding sequence ATGGATACACAACTGCCCAATAATAACGAAAGCATGAACCGCTTCAATGACATCATCCAAAGCCTGCCTGCAAGAACCAGGCTGACCATATGCTCATTATGCTTGCTAGACAATATCTCCACTCAACTGCTGAGGTTTCTTATCCTCAATGCCAACTCTCCCAATATTATAGCAGTCTTGACCGACCAGACGGCTTTCCTGAGCTCAGGCGAaacagaaatttttcaaacgtTAGTCAAACTTTTCAAGCAGATCAGAATGATTTACCACACCAGGTCACCCTTGCTATCGGTGCACGACGTGGCGCCTGGCCTATGGTTTCCCAACTCCCCTCCTCCCCTCATATTGAGAGGCCACGAAGCGTTTATCATTACCGCCATAAGGAAGGCCAATCTGCTGACATTTCTATTGACATCGCTGAACTGCCTCAATTACGGATTTGAGTTGCTACAGTCAATATTTCTCGATATTTTCTGTCCAAATACAAATACCGTCGGTAACAATTCCCTGGAACAAAGCGGTAAGTTTTTGAAATCGCAAGCTATCCTATATCTTGATTTGAAAACACAGGCTTACATTGCCGGCTTGAAAGAGTTTCAGGACGAGGCAAACGAAATTTCTttggagaaaaaacaaGAGTTGCTAGATTTAATCTTCCCATCCAACCTGGCAGACATTCTCGTGCAGAGAAGAACCGGCGATTCTGGAGACATTACACTCTTGACTCCATCGGAGAAGGACTTTGTTGAAAGGTGCGATCGTCGTAGGGAAAATCTGAAGATTGTTCAAGATTTCAACTCTTTGACCCAAAGCTACGAATGGGCCCAATTTATCAGAGAGTTGCTAGATTATTGTAATAAGAATATGGGCCTCATCATATGGGGCAGAAAGGGTCGCGGAAAATCACCATTATATGATTTTGATGTCAACGAGTTTGATCCTCAAGTACTCTTTTCTACAGGGACCAGAACCTTAGATTTCATGGACGACCAAAATCAGTCAAACAGTGCGTCTGCATTTTTGTCATCTGCTCGTCCCAGTCATTACAACGCACATACACCTTCCACTGATCCGTCCTCCAAAAATCCAGCTATCACACAATCCATTGTGGATGCCGCTGTTGCAGCCTCAATGACCAATAGCAGCTCTGGTCCTCACTCCTCTCATACCAACAGTAACAATGGTAACAATACTGGCAGTATCGGATTAAGAAAGCCAAAGGCGAAAAGAACTTGGTccaaagaggaagaagaagcactAGTAGAAGGTCTGAAAGAAGTTGGTCCATCGTGGTCTAAGATTCTAGATTTATACGGTCCCGGTGGTAAAATTActgaaaatttgaagaacagAACACAGGTTCAACTGAAGGATAAAGCTCGTAATTGGAAATTGCAATACTTGAAGAGTGGCAAACCATTACCTGACTATTTGATAAAAGTGACCGGTAATTTGGAGAAAATCTACaaggcaaagaaaaaattctcGCAATCTCCAAATTCGTCGGCAATCATGGAACAGAACTTATCCCAACATCCTTCATCAGCTGCATCTACTAATGAAGACACCCAAACTCATCAGGAGGATCCACATGgacaaaataatgataatatgCCATCTAACGGACTCTTTGGCAATAGTACATCGGACAATACAGGTTTTGACCCTCATTTAGAAGATGGAATGTAG